Below is a genomic region from Miscanthus floridulus cultivar M001 chromosome 1, ASM1932011v1, whole genome shotgun sequence.
GATTAACTAGATTCATGGTCAGAAACTCAGCATGCTAGTTTTTGAGTATGTGAATCATGTGCAAAGAATTACAGCACACAAGTAGAGGTTAGAGATTTAGATGGTGGATGAACAAGCCATGCTAAGTTGAATGGATCAATAATCTGCAATGTGATAGAGATCATATCTAACCTGTAGATATAGATGAAGGCCTCAGGTACCATTCCAGCAACAGAACCACACAGATAAGGGTTGAACTTAATTTCTGTCACAGTCACGGCATAATTAAAAATTGTATATGGGAATGGCGAGATTCTGAAAAGTGCAACAACCCGAAACTGCTGGAACCAATTCCCTTCACCCGCAAGTTTTATTAATGCTATCTGCTGAGGCCATTTTGTTAACCATACctgcatttttttttaaaaaaaaggaagTAGAGAAAAAAAACGAATTAGGGAATAATCCTGTCATAGAAAAGATCTACCTCTTAAATTACAAATCACACATAAGGCTGAGAAATTTTACATGCAGACGTTCACGGAATAATGAGCCAATCCAATACGGTACCACCATGCCAATAGTAGTCCCGACCATTATAATCAAGAAACCCCAACCATATCCAAAGATCATTCCTGCTAACCACATAGAAGGTCCAGAAGGGACCAGAATAACTGGAAAGAGAGCCAAAGATGCAACGAGGACAACAGCTAATACTGGACGCCCAAAAGCACTTGCTTCCCATTGCATGATTGGCAAGAGAACCTACAGCAAATAGACGAAGTACCTTCTGTGTCAACATTGGAGAAATGCTGAGAGCAAGCATAGAACAGACACAAATAGCATGAAGAAGAATGGCACAATCGATACATAGACCAAAAATTACATTTCACTTAAACTACAAAATATCAACTGCTTGTTACAAAATGATAAGAGTGTGCTAGGATGTTTGTCAATTAAAAGTACAACATATCCGCTGCTTTTTAAGAGAAAAATAACAAGTTCTGTATGATACAATGAGACATGGGCCCTGGTACCATGTGTTTGTTACTGAGTGACAATTTCTGAACTACAAGCTTTAGGGCATATATATACATCTAAAATCTAATTGTTTTTAATTCAAAATAGTAAAGACATCTTGCATATTGTTTATCATGATAGTTTGAAGTAACTAGCAAGCATAAGAAACATATATTCTTGTAGATTTGATCCCCAGGGACCAGATCGATCAAATAAGCCATCAGACAAAAAATTTGTAACTATCCTTTAAGAGCTTTCCAAGTAGCATATTTCAGTTTATCTCTGAAACCTAATTGTTGTTGTCCTAGCATTACCCAAAGAATCTGATTCATCTACGCAGATGACAAGATCTTTCAGGTTACAGAAAAGAATGCCTGCAAAAGTGGTGAGAAAGAGTACCAGTGTTTACCTTCTCGAAGGCAAAGGGGACTCCCCATTTCACGAAGACATAACCCACTAATATAAGAAGGAAGCAGCCAAGCAGAACTTTCATCCACCAAATGAAAGATCTTGACTTTGGTTGCTCAGATAAAATTGCCGTGCCAACATCAGATGTTGCATATTGAGCCCGTGTAACCAGCCTCTCATATTCGTCATCCTTTGTGTTCTGCTCAGAATGGTCAACTGTTGTGCATGACGCCCCAGCTGAAGACCTTGGCATGTCTGCCACTGCCCCTTCGCCTCTGTTTATCAACGAAAGGCAACATTATGAAAATTAATTATTAACATGTCAATGTAAGGCTGTGGCATACTTGTAGCATGTATCCAAGAAGGGAAACTAAGGAACCTCATATGGCTCACGTGTTACTGTAATGACAAATGAGGTCTCATTTTGCAGTATATA
It encodes:
- the LOC136498457 gene encoding uncharacterized protein isoform X1, with translation MARVLPLSIEAGEMASVAAARRHRGEGAVADMPRSSAGASCTTVDHSEQNTKDDEYERLVTRAQYATSDVGTAILSEQPKSRSFIWWMKVLLGCFLLILVGYVFVKWGVPFAFEKVLLPIMQWEASAFGRPVLAVVLVASLALFPVILVPSGPSMWLAGMIFGYGWGFLIIMVGTTIGMVVPYWIGSLFRERLHVWLTKWPQQIALIKLAGEGNWFQQFRVVALFRISPFPYTIFNYAVTVTEIKFNPYLCGSVAGMVPEAFIYIYSGRLIRTLADMKYGNYKMTPVEIAYNAISFVIAIVLTVAFTVYAKRALNDMKSSDGIGKEEDHGPNGSGARMRSRQERVDARSIELDVV
- the LOC136498457 gene encoding uncharacterized protein isoform X2 gives rise to the protein MARVLPLSIEAGEMARGEGAVADMPRSSAGASCTTVDHSEQNTKDDEYERLVTRAQYATSDVGTAILSEQPKSRSFIWWMKVLLGCFLLILVGYVFVKWGVPFAFEKVLLPIMQWEASAFGRPVLAVVLVASLALFPVILVPSGPSMWLAGMIFGYGWGFLIIMVGTTIGMVVPYWIGSLFRERLHVWLTKWPQQIALIKLAGEGNWFQQFRVVALFRISPFPYTIFNYAVTVTEIKFNPYLCGSVAGMVPEAFIYIYSGRLIRTLADMKYGNYKMTPVEIAYNAISFVIAIVLTVAFTVYAKRALNDMKSSDGIGKEEDHGPNGSGARMRSRQERVDARSIELDVV